A window of Brevinema andersonii genomic DNA:
ATACAATACAAGTAGGTCTATTAGCTGTTGGTGCGTTGTTTTCTGTAGGTATTGCGTCTATTATTTCGCGGGCACTCGGAACTAGAAATCATGCTAAAGTCGAAAAAACACTCATTACAGGCATTGTTATAGGATTTTTAACCACTTTATCTATGTCTTGGCTAATGTTAATGTTTTTAGATAATATCTTACGAACTATCGGATCATCTGAAGAAGTTCTTAGTTATTCGCGAGAATATGGAAGTGTAATTTTGTGGGGAGGTTTTATCCTACCATTGAATAGCATTTTAGGTGGCTCACTTCGTGCAAAAGGATTATCCAAAAAAGTTATGATTTTAATGCTTTGTGGAGCTTTAACGAATATTTTTCTGGATGCTCTTTTTATTATTATATTTGGTTGGGGTGTATCTGGAGCAGCCTGGGCCACAATCTGTGCGCAAATGTTAGTGACAATTCTTGCCTTGAATATGGTAATTTCTGAATATCAATTAAAGTTTAATTCTTTAAATTGTAAAAACTTAAGTATTCGGCTTTTTGGAGAGATTTTGTTGATTGGTGGGCCTGCTTTTTTGCGCAGCGGCATTTTTGCTCTTATGAACCTCACTGCAAATAGGCAGCTTTCACCTTACGGTGCGGAAGCTGTTGCGGCATTTGGCATTGTAAATAGAATGATGCATTTGGCGTATCAACCTATTTTTGGATCCAATCTCGGCCTTCAGCCGATGATAGGTTACAATTACGGAGCTCGGCATTATTCAAAAGTCAAACAAATTATTAAAAAAGGTATTGTTGCTGGTACTATTGTTGGTTTGATTCCGTCGATACTGCTAGTTATGACACCTGTATTTTTATTCCGGCTTTTTACGGATTCTCCTGAAATTATTACCTATGCTGAAAAGATTTCTTTTGCTGTCGGTCTGACTTTTTTTATGTACGGTTACCAAATTATCTCTTCCGGAGCTCTACAGGCGATTGGACATCCTAAGGAAGCGTTTATTTTATCTCTTGCACGTCCTATTATTATGGTGCTTACAATGAACATTCTTCCAAAATTTATTGGAATGGCAGGAGTTTGGTATACGTTTACAATCACCGACATCACTAATTCACTGCTTACGGCTGTCATTATGAATAAGGAGTTCAAACTCCTAACCCGTAAACAGCATGCATTGCAAGACTTGTAAAAGAGGAACTTATGAGTAAATCTCACAATAAAAATGCTATTTTAGATAGTGATAATATTTTTGAACTTCTAATGAAACTATCGTTTCCAATGATGGTCGGAAGTTTGATGGAAGCACTGTATAATACAGTGGACTCAATTTTTGTGGGTCATTACGTTGGCAGCGAGGCAATAGCAGCGTTGACGGTCAATAATCCTATTCAAATGCTTCAGGTAGCCGTCGGTGCAATGATGAGTGTTGGTACAGGGGTATTGATTTCGCAGGCTCTTGGTGCTAAAAATTATCAAATGGTCAATATTGTTTTGATCTACGGGCTAAGTTTAAGTTTTGGGCTTAGTTTGATTTTATCTTGGTCGATGCTTTTTTTTCTGGACCAAATGTTGTTATTTTTAGGTTCAGCACAAAGTTTTTTATCACATACTCGAGATTATGCTGGCATAATCTTATGGACAGGCTTTGTACCATCTGTTAACGCACTGATGTCTGGCGTACTGCGTGCAAAAGGATTGGCTAATTTATCAATGATTTTAATTTCTGCAGGAGCACTAATTAATATAGGTCTGGATGCTCTATTTATTATTCGATTCTGTTGGGGTGTCAAAGGAGCAGCTGTTGCAACAGTGCTTTCACAGATTGTAGTATTAGGACTTTCATTTTATTTCATGTTCAAAAATTATGCCATTAAGAGCTCGGATTTCCGACATGCATCCTTAGATCGCTCTTTGATATCTCAGATTATTATGGTTGGGTTGCCGACAGGACTTCGATTGGGTACCTTTTCATTAATGAGTTTTGTTGCTAACCGAGCTTTGCAGAGTTATGGAACTGTACCACTTGCTGCTTATGGGATTGTTAACCGTATTGTCAACTTAGCATTTATGCCGATTTTTGGTTGTAATTTGGGTGTCCAGCCGATTATTTCATTTAATTTTGGCGCAAAACGTTATGACAGAATAGTCAAAGCATTAACAGTTTCAATCAGCGTTTCAACAGTTATTGCACTAATAGGCTCCATTGTTTTTGTTTTGGCTCCAGCGGGCTTGTTCCAAATGTTCACGAACGATCTTCAAACCATTGATTATTCGCGACGGGCCTCTCGGATTATGGGTTCGTTGTTCTTTTTGTTTGGTTGTCAAATGATTATTGTTGGCATGATGCAGTCAACAGGTCATCCCAAAGCTGCATTATTTTTATCGGTTTCTAGGCCGCTGGTTCATATTATCGGATTCCTGGCGCTGCCTATGTGGTTTGGCTTGAAGGGTATTTGGATGACACTTCCTATCGCAGATTTCATCAATTTTACACTTGCGGTTATCATGCTGAGAATACAGTTGCCTCTCCTTAGAGCCAAACTTCAAAAATAGGAGAATTCATGTCGGATACAAAAAAATTTCTTCATGATGACAATATTCCTAAAGTGTTATTAGGGCTTTCGGTGCCGTCTATGATTGCTGGTACTATCGAAGCGCTTTATAATACGGTTGATTCTATTTTTATCGGACATTTTGTCGGCAATCAAGCATTAGCAGCACTTTCCGTGATCAATTCAATACAATTCTTTTTTATTGCTACCGCTTTATTTTTCAGTGTTGGTGCTGCATCGGTTATTTCACGTGCTCTGGGTTCTGGTAATGATAGCCATGCTGTTGATGTTGCTGTACATGCATTTTGGTCATCTCTGATTATAAATAGTATTATTTGTTTTGCTTTGCTGTTGCGATTGGATGATTTTTTACGCGCAATAGGCTCAACCAATGAGATTTTGCAATATTCTCGTGATTATGGCAGTATCATTTTATGGACAGGATTTGTGCTCCCTGTTAATAATCTTCTTCTCAGCATACTGAGAAGTCGAGGTTTAGTCATGATGTCTACTTGTCTGACTTTATTAGGAGCAGTCCTTAATATTTTCTTAGATGCTTTGTTTATTATGGAGTTTTCTTGGGGTGTTAAAGGTGCTGCCTTTGCAACAGCGATCTCACAAATTATTGTTTTTGTGGCTGCGTTGAGAAAAGTTTCCGAAGTCTATCATACTCGTTTTCGACTGCATCAATTCCGTCCGACAGTTTTAAAAGATATTCTTGTTATTGGGACACCTTCGGGAATGCGGTTATTATTAGTTTCTTTCACAATGGCTGTTGCCGTTAAGAATATCAGCCCTTACGGTGTCAATGCACTATCAGCCTTTGGGATCGTTAATCGTATTTTGCCATTGACTGCTATGTTGATTGTTAGTATATCAATTGGAGGCCAGCCGTTAATTGGCCTTAATTACGGAGCTAATAGTTATCAGCGGGTGCGGGATATTGTTCTTGAAATGACAGGCCTTGCCTTCAAAATTTCTGTTATTATTACACTGCTGTTTTTGTGGGCACCGACGCCTTTGTTTCGCTTGTTCACAAGTAATATCAATGTTATCGCACTTTGTCGCGAAATTATGCAAATAATTGGATTTTCTTTTTGTGGTTGGGCATTTTTTACAGTAGTAGCTGAAGCGTTTCAAGCTATGGGTCATGCTAAGGAATCTTATTTTTTGTTGTTGATTTATCCGGTGTTTTCGCTAGTATTTCAAGTGGTTCTTCCTAAAATTATGGGTCTTAAAGGTGTTTGGTATTCGTTTTCTTATACCAACATACTTATGGGAATTATTACTGTGTTTTTGTTTTTAAGGGAACTACAGTCTCTTAAACGTAAAGAGGAAGCATTGAAACATGCCATTTGAAGCCGTTTTTGAACGTATTGATCATGCTCTTGCTGTAGCAGGGCGTTATGATACAGTGACGGTTCTCGGGGTCACTAAGAACCATTCTCCTGAAGAGACAGCTAAACTTATTGATCAAGGTATTGTTAATATTGGTGAGAATCGAGTTCAAGAAGCGCGCGAAAAATTTCCTCAACTTGAGCCTCGTTTATTTGTGAAACATTTAATTGGACCCCTCCAGCAAAATAAAGAAAATAATACATTGAAACTATTTGATGTGATCCAAACTGTTGAGTCGTTGAAGCAGGCGCAACGGCTCTGTACTAAAGTTGATCAATTATTGGTTAAAAAGAAGTTTTTTATTCAAATTAATACGGCTCAAGATGATGCTAAACATGGTCTTCGTTCTCTTGCCCAGCTGGGCGAGATGGTTGAAATTTTTTTGAATTCTAAAAATGCAGAGTTTTCTCTGGATTGATGACTATTGGGGCTTTAGATGCGAACGAATTTCAAACCCGTCATGCATTTGCGATTCTGCGTCAGATAGGAGAAAAGATAATTCGAGAATACTCTTTACCTAAATTAGAGTTGTCTATGGGTATGAGTCGTGATTTTGAATGGGCAATCCTTGAAGGTTCAACCATGGTGCGTTTAGGGCAGATACTATTCACTAAAAATTAAGTTATTAATTGCTATTACCGATAAAATCTGCAAGGAGTTCGCTGTATGGTGCAAATATTTCAGTTTTTATTTTTCTTGATATACTGCTATAATATTGTGTTTTTTATTTGGATTTTATCAACATGGATTCCTGTAGATCGTTCCTTTTTTCTCTTTCGGTTTATCGATGCTCTCATTGAACCGGTATACTTTTCATTGCTGAGAGTTTTACCCCCACTTAGAATTGGTATTATTGATTTTTCTCCGTTTTACATGATGATTTTTCTTAATCTTTTGGAATTTTTAGTAAGGATTCTTGCGAATCTGGTATTGCGTTGATATAATGAAACTGGAATTAACTGTTGTGCCGAAGTCTTCGCGTACGGTTTTAATCCGCGAAAATCAAGGGTTAAAACTCAAAATCACGGCTTCTCCTGTTGATGGTCAAGCTAATAAGGCCGTAATAGATTATTTTTCAAATCTTCTTTCTTGTCCCAAAAAATCTATTCATATTGTTTCAGGGTTGAAATCAAAGCGGAAAATATTAATTTTTGATATACCAGATAAAAAAGATATATGTAGCAAAATAAAAAATGCGCTCCGGGAGTGAAGGATTATGCTAACACTTGAAGTTAAGAATTTATTTGTGCGTTATCATACAGAACCTGTGTTGAAGAATATTAATTTTTCATTGGAATATCCTGAAATTTTAGCCATTATCGGACCAAACGGTAGCGGTAAAACAACTTTATTGCAAACGATTTTGGGGTTTCTTTGTCCGGATAGCGGTAGTATATTAATTGGAGGAATGCCTCCCAAACGTGCTATCAAGCATTATGCAGGAAAAATTGCTTATTTACCTCAGCATCATAATACTAATCTTTT
This region includes:
- a CDS encoding MATE family efflux transporter produces the protein MSSDSEKLLASDNIIKSMIILSVPMMVSGFFDALYNLVDSIFVGNFVGSKALAALAVNNTIQVGLLAVGALFSVGIASIISRALGTRNHAKVEKTLITGIVIGFLTTLSMSWLMLMFLDNILRTIGSSEEVLSYSREYGSVILWGGFILPLNSILGGSLRAKGLSKKVMILMLCGALTNIFLDALFIIIFGWGVSGAAWATICAQMLVTILALNMVISEYQLKFNSLNCKNLSIRLFGEILLIGGPAFLRSGIFALMNLTANRQLSPYGAEAVAAFGIVNRMMHLAYQPIFGSNLGLQPMIGYNYGARHYSKVKQIIKKGIVAGTIVGLIPSILLVMTPVFLFRLFTDSPEIITYAEKISFAVGLTFFMYGYQIISSGALQAIGHPKEAFILSLARPIIMVLTMNILPKFIGMAGVWYTFTITDITNSLLTAVIMNKEFKLLTRKQHALQDL
- a CDS encoding MATE family efflux transporter, which codes for MSKSHNKNAILDSDNIFELLMKLSFPMMVGSLMEALYNTVDSIFVGHYVGSEAIAALTVNNPIQMLQVAVGAMMSVGTGVLISQALGAKNYQMVNIVLIYGLSLSFGLSLILSWSMLFFLDQMLLFLGSAQSFLSHTRDYAGIILWTGFVPSVNALMSGVLRAKGLANLSMILISAGALINIGLDALFIIRFCWGVKGAAVATVLSQIVVLGLSFYFMFKNYAIKSSDFRHASLDRSLISQIIMVGLPTGLRLGTFSLMSFVANRALQSYGTVPLAAYGIVNRIVNLAFMPIFGCNLGVQPIISFNFGAKRYDRIVKALTVSISVSTVIALIGSIVFVLAPAGLFQMFTNDLQTIDYSRRASRIMGSLFFLFGCQMIIVGMMQSTGHPKAALFLSVSRPLVHIIGFLALPMWFGLKGIWMTLPIADFINFTLAVIMLRIQLPLLRAKLQK
- a CDS encoding MATE family efflux transporter, yielding MSDTKKFLHDDNIPKVLLGLSVPSMIAGTIEALYNTVDSIFIGHFVGNQALAALSVINSIQFFFIATALFFSVGAASVISRALGSGNDSHAVDVAVHAFWSSLIINSIICFALLLRLDDFLRAIGSTNEILQYSRDYGSIILWTGFVLPVNNLLLSILRSRGLVMMSTCLTLLGAVLNIFLDALFIMEFSWGVKGAAFATAISQIIVFVAALRKVSEVYHTRFRLHQFRPTVLKDILVIGTPSGMRLLLVSFTMAVAVKNISPYGVNALSAFGIVNRILPLTAMLIVSISIGGQPLIGLNYGANSYQRVRDIVLEMTGLAFKISVIITLLFLWAPTPLFRLFTSNINVIALCREIMQIIGFSFCGWAFFTVVAEAFQAMGHAKESYFLLLIYPVFSLVFQVVLPKIMGLKGVWYSFSYTNILMGIITVFLFLRELQSLKRKEEALKHAI
- a CDS encoding alanine racemase; its protein translation is MPFEAVFERIDHALAVAGRYDTVTVLGVTKNHSPEETAKLIDQGIVNIGENRVQEAREKFPQLEPRLFVKHLIGPLQQNKENNTLKLFDVIQTVESLKQAQRLCTKVDQLLVKKKFFIQINTAQDDAKHGLRSLAQLGEMVEIFLNSKNAEFSLD
- a CDS encoding type III PLP-dependent enzyme domain-containing protein, whose product is MTIGALDANEFQTRHAFAILRQIGEKIIREYSLPKLELSMGMSRDFEWAILEGSTMVRLGQILFTKN
- a CDS encoding YggT family protein, whose protein sequence is MVQIFQFLFFLIYCYNIVFFIWILSTWIPVDRSFFLFRFIDALIEPVYFSLLRVLPPLRIGIIDFSPFYMMIFLNLLEFLVRILANLVLR
- a CDS encoding DUF167 domain-containing protein, which translates into the protein MKLELTVVPKSSRTVLIRENQGLKLKITASPVDGQANKAVIDYFSNLLSCPKKSIHIVSGLKSKRKILIFDIPDKKDICSKIKNALRE